The following are encoded together in the Leuconostoc mesenteroides subsp. mesenteroides ATCC 8293 genome:
- a CDS encoding response regulator transcription factor has translation MHINILEDDIIQQQKLRRYLNELVQENNWSCQQINTYSKPEQLSQHLLSNGTHHIYFLDIEIKGSDKKGFQVAKEIRKHDPYAAIIFVTTHSEFLPLTFQYHISALDFIDKTQSSSDFKQQLKECLTHLVEKKHQDKPLDLFHYNTSQCHFQIPFNDILFFETISGTRQIALVSKNKRIQFTGRLQDIEAMDDRLFRSHRSYLVNINKIEQIDKVNNEIILHNQLTCLISRRKIKALRNLL, from the coding sequence ATGCACATCAACATTTTAGAAGATGATATCATACAGCAACAAAAATTGCGACGCTACTTAAACGAATTAGTCCAGGAAAACAATTGGTCATGCCAACAGATTAACACTTACTCAAAGCCAGAACAATTATCACAGCACTTACTTAGTAATGGAACGCATCACATATACTTTCTCGATATTGAAATCAAAGGATCGGATAAAAAAGGGTTTCAGGTCGCTAAAGAAATTAGAAAACATGATCCATATGCTGCTATTATTTTTGTCACGACTCATTCTGAATTCTTGCCACTTACTTTCCAATATCATATTTCTGCACTGGACTTTATAGATAAAACGCAATCATCAAGTGATTTTAAGCAGCAATTAAAAGAATGCTTAACTCATCTTGTAGAAAAAAAGCATCAAGATAAGCCTCTAGACTTATTTCACTACAATACCTCACAATGCCATTTTCAGATACCCTTCAATGATATTCTATTCTTTGAAACAATATCTGGTACACGACAAATCGCTTTAGTGAGTAAAAATAAACGTATCCAGTTCACAGGTCGATTACAAGATATCGAAGCGATGGATGATCGATTATTCCGTAGCCATCGTTCCTATCTTGTAAATATTAATAAAATTGAACAAATTGATAAAGTCAATAATGAAATTATCCTTCATAATCAACTGACTTGTCTAATTTCCCGAAGAAAAATAAAAGCATTAAGAAACCTCCTGTGA
- a CDS encoding sensor histidine kinase: protein MENNIIAIYDTMITPILIGIIQFGVIKLIAPNLEIIRKNQHLQKSNRLKFINSLLSISLILYLLTYQFNNTSYKNAVNMFFVISLISLLVYLKNTTQNYFNFQLAQQKQQQLDHLTTYTTQIEDLYKSINGFRHDYANLIVSLETSIQAGDINQIRSIYEDVLKNSPNVLNHGNHTLGSLTKIDIPAIKSILSNKIILALEKGIHIEFEIEQKWSTCHVDVFDYIRMLGILLDNAIEASEACSMAFINIAFITDNIKQEHRLIIENSTNQEFINIGHIFQDGVTSKGANRGIGLSNMQHILSNYEQAHIETEYSNYRFRQTLITQG, encoded by the coding sequence TTGGAAAATAATATCATAGCTATTTACGATACAATGATAACACCAATACTCATAGGCATTATACAGTTTGGTGTAATCAAACTGATTGCACCGAATCTAGAAATTATACGAAAAAACCAACATTTACAGAAAAGCAATCGTTTGAAATTTATCAACTCACTATTGTCTATTAGCCTAATACTTTATTTATTGACGTACCAATTTAACAATACTTCATATAAAAATGCTGTTAATATGTTCTTTGTTATTAGTTTAATATCATTATTGGTTTATCTTAAGAATACTACCCAAAATTATTTCAACTTTCAATTAGCGCAGCAAAAGCAACAGCAATTAGATCATTTAACAACCTATACAACACAAATCGAAGATCTCTATAAAAGTATCAATGGTTTTCGTCATGATTATGCCAACCTAATTGTCAGTTTAGAAACAAGTATACAAGCCGGTGATATCAATCAGATTCGCTCTATATATGAAGATGTATTAAAAAACTCCCCGAATGTATTAAATCATGGGAATCACACCTTAGGATCATTAACAAAAATCGACATCCCCGCGATCAAAAGTATTCTATCAAATAAAATTATTTTAGCACTAGAAAAAGGTATTCATATAGAATTCGAAATTGAACAAAAATGGTCCACTTGTCACGTTGATGTTTTTGATTATATTCGTATGCTGGGTATTTTATTGGACAACGCTATTGAAGCCAGCGAAGCATGCTCAATGGCGTTTATTAATATTGCGTTTATTACAGATAATATTAAGCAGGAGCACCGTCTCATTATTGAAAATTCCACTAACCAAGAATTTATTAATATCGGCCATATTTTTCAAGATGGCGTAACTAGTAAAGGAGCTAATCGTGGCATTGGATTGAGCAATATGCAACATATCTTAAGTAATTATGAACAAGCACACATAGAAACCGAATACAGCAATTATCGATTCCGACAGACATTGATTACACAAGGATAA